In the genome of Leptospira dzoumogneensis, one region contains:
- a CDS encoding efflux transporter outer membrane subunit, which produces MNRSQKINNRSIILGRWILLLSLAVLSVSCLNGPAFDLAPKYLSPDYVVPDSWSGSGPFVKANPSEGEAIQSDWWKLFNDPVLNKLEEQAIAANPDLQAAAERFVQARDAMLKVRSQLIPHLGVGLSGSNNRQSDNRLFRGAGEANQEGTASLGGIASWEPDFWSSIRNSTRAQIYNAQSVAADFALARLSLQAELAADYFTFRGLNAQDTTYRQSIEFYEQSLNLVNERYKGGIAPELDVQRAQYLLSSTQAKRLDIQSKMRVTENAIAILLNRAPTGFKIPPVEEIQVVTFKVPATLPSTLLERRPDIASMERKMAIANRNIGIARAAFFPNVSFSGGGGFEGGVNLVQLSNSFWSYGSTVSLPIFQGGYRRAQLQQAWSAYRETEDNYRSTVLNAFREVENGLTETTFMSEQSQRQDQAVDAASQVQNMTMALYKGGLSNSLELIYAQVNTLDARIDAILVKTELNRASVRLIRALGGGWKNSQLPGDDEIQPFNIFDFSNSKKPDAAGGIDVNAEDNNSQNKDLTAPIPDK; this is translated from the coding sequence ATGAACCGATCTCAAAAAATAAATAATAGATCCATTATCCTAGGACGATGGATCTTACTTCTATCATTGGCAGTCTTATCGGTTTCTTGTTTGAACGGTCCTGCATTTGATCTTGCTCCTAAATATTTAAGTCCAGACTATGTGGTCCCGGATTCTTGGAGCGGGTCCGGTCCTTTTGTAAAAGCAAATCCTTCGGAAGGAGAAGCGATACAATCGGATTGGTGGAAACTTTTTAATGATCCTGTATTGAACAAATTAGAAGAGCAAGCGATCGCTGCGAATCCTGATCTACAAGCTGCTGCGGAAAGATTTGTGCAAGCAAGAGATGCGATGCTTAAGGTGCGTTCTCAGTTGATCCCTCATCTTGGAGTCGGTTTAAGCGGATCCAATAATAGACAATCCGATAATAGACTCTTTAGAGGAGCTGGAGAAGCGAACCAAGAAGGAACAGCATCCTTAGGGGGAATCGCTTCCTGGGAGCCTGACTTTTGGTCTTCTATCAGGAACTCTACAAGAGCACAAATTTATAATGCACAATCCGTAGCTGCCGATTTTGCATTAGCTCGATTAAGTCTACAAGCGGAACTCGCCGCTGATTATTTTACTTTCAGAGGTTTGAACGCTCAGGATACGACCTATCGCCAATCGATAGAATTTTATGAACAATCCTTAAACCTTGTGAATGAAAGATATAAAGGAGGCATTGCGCCTGAATTGGATGTACAAAGAGCGCAGTATCTTTTATCAAGCACCCAGGCAAAACGTTTAGATATACAATCCAAGATGAGAGTGACCGAGAATGCGATCGCGATCTTACTCAATAGAGCTCCGACAGGATTTAAGATCCCTCCTGTGGAAGAGATCCAAGTTGTTACGTTTAAGGTGCCTGCTACTCTCCCTTCTACCCTATTAGAACGTAGACCTGATATTGCTTCTATGGAACGTAAAATGGCGATTGCAAATCGTAATATAGGTATAGCTCGTGCCGCGTTCTTTCCTAATGTTTCATTTAGCGGGGGCGGAGGATTTGAAGGAGGAGTCAATTTAGTTCAACTTTCAAATAGTTTCTGGTCTTACGGTTCCACAGTTTCTCTCCCTATTTTCCAAGGTGGATATCGTAGAGCTCAGTTGCAGCAAGCATGGTCTGCTTATAGAGAGACAGAGGATAATTACCGTTCTACCGTATTAAACGCTTTTAGAGAAGTGGAGAACGGACTGACAGAAACTACATTCATGTCCGAACAATCCCAACGACAAGACCAGGCAGTAGACGCTGCATCCCAAGTGCAGAATATGACCATGGCCTTGTATAAAGGAGGTTTAAGTAATAGTTTGGAATTGATCTATGCACAGGTTAACACATTAGATGCCAGAATAGATGCAATCCTAGTTAAGACTGAATTAAACAGGGCATCCGTTCGATTGATAAGAGCATTGGGAGGCGGCTGGAAAAATTCTCAATTGCCTGGAGACGATGAGATACAACCTTTCAATATATTCGATTTTAGTAATTCTAAAAAGCCTGATGCCGCGGGTGGAATTGATGTGAACGCGGAAGATAATAACTCTCAGAATAAGGATCTAACTGCACCTATTCCGGATAAATGA
- a CDS encoding zinc-binding dehydrogenase has protein sequence MKALRQLGPLPEGALSDPNAIKKYLQLTLVDIPKPKPGQVLVKVNRGSMNPNDLYHIKGVYSSTLDYPYPRGVGFEGAGTVVANGGGIAGWARIGKRVAFYSKFGMFAEYVLADALKLIVLPKDLEFQEAASSVANPITGVGMARWAKASGSKYFFITAAAGAVARMTMRVAHTYGLKSIAIVRREEQVAICKEEGASYVLNQSDPDFEKNLTDLCKEVNCTYGFDCIGGDMPLTLIRSMPQGSTLCMYGYFNTGPVQFQPQKLFNGWKIQFFETEYYINSLSLLSRFRLSREVINNVNGLFRPKIQKQFSLEEAAEAYSYYSKNMTGGKIQILNE, from the coding sequence ATGAAAGCTCTACGACAATTAGGACCTCTTCCTGAAGGAGCACTTTCCGATCCGAATGCGATCAAAAAATATCTACAACTTACGTTGGTAGATATTCCTAAACCCAAGCCTGGGCAAGTCCTTGTAAAAGTAAATCGAGGTTCTATGAACCCGAACGATCTATATCATATCAAAGGAGTATATAGTTCTACTTTAGATTATCCTTATCCCAGAGGAGTTGGTTTCGAAGGTGCAGGGACCGTCGTTGCAAACGGTGGAGGTATTGCCGGCTGGGCAAGGATAGGAAAGAGAGTCGCCTTTTATAGTAAATTCGGAATGTTTGCGGAATACGTTTTGGCAGACGCATTAAAATTAATCGTATTGCCTAAGGACTTGGAATTCCAAGAAGCAGCTTCCTCTGTTGCGAATCCTATCACTGGAGTCGGAATGGCGAGATGGGCCAAAGCCTCCGGTTCCAAATATTTCTTTATTACCGCTGCAGCGGGTGCTGTCGCAAGAATGACAATGAGAGTCGCTCATACTTACGGACTAAAAAGTATCGCGATCGTTCGTAGAGAAGAACAGGTAGCAATATGCAAAGAGGAAGGAGCTTCTTATGTATTGAACCAATCGGATCCTGATTTTGAAAAAAATCTTACCGATCTATGCAAAGAAGTCAATTGTACTTATGGTTTCGATTGTATAGGCGGAGATATGCCTCTCACACTCATTCGCTCCATGCCACAAGGATCCACACTATGTATGTACGGTTATTTTAATACAGGGCCAGTCCAATTTCAGCCTCAGAAGCTATTTAATGGCTGGAAGATCCAATTTTTCGAAACTGAATATTATATAAATTCACTCTCCTTACTTTCGAGATTCAGATTATCTAGGGAAGTAATCAATAATGTGAACGGACTTTTTAGGCCCAAGATACAAAAACAATTCAGCTTAGAAGAAGCTGCGGAAGCCTATTCTTATTATAGCAAGAACATGACGGGTGGAAAGATACAAATCTTAAACGAGTGA
- a CDS encoding Na+/H+ antiporter, with product MENILVEYVYLILIILGLVVIADRLGLAYPIVLLIGGLVVSAIPLFQNITITPELVFLIFLPPLLYEAAWQISWKEFWKWRRIIAGFAFPIVIITSCVIALISTSLIPGFTLAIGFLLGGIISPPDSISSVTIMKQTKAPKSVVSIAEGESLLNDASSLIVFRFALAAVITGQFNLQEATFSFVWVVIAGSLIGLAVGLVFYGIHRWLPLTPSIEIVLTFVTPYCMYYLAEHFHVSGVLAVVCGGLLLSSKRQGLLSYASRIQGENVWNSIVFILNGLVFLLIGLQLPSIVNQLGDISLTSAIVYGLVISFALVVIRIVIALCTSGFTRVMSNFIEVTEVNPGWKIPVVLGWAGIRGVVSLAAALSIPLYTIGETPFPYRNLILFITFIVILTTMIFNGLTLPWLIRKLNVEDFQTPVPVHRQEVMIQKKLATESLHYLEDKNKTGPRKNKHLKNLISRLKTELGYFEEELKGMSGIHRGERKEYGDVYLELLQFQRDVLNRLNHDSGFDEEVIRKYHTLIDIEEFKTREND from the coding sequence ATGGAAAATATCCTAGTTGAATACGTTTATTTGATTTTGATCATTTTGGGATTGGTTGTAATTGCCGATCGACTTGGGCTTGCTTATCCGATCGTTCTTTTGATCGGGGGACTTGTTGTAAGCGCAATTCCATTATTCCAAAATATTACGATCACACCGGAACTTGTTTTTCTAATATTCCTTCCTCCATTATTATATGAAGCAGCTTGGCAAATTTCCTGGAAAGAGTTTTGGAAATGGAGAAGGATCATTGCAGGTTTTGCATTTCCGATAGTTATTATCACTTCTTGCGTAATCGCTTTGATCTCCACTTCTCTTATCCCTGGATTTACACTAGCGATCGGATTTTTATTAGGAGGGATCATATCTCCTCCTGATTCTATTTCTTCCGTTACCATCATGAAACAGACAAAAGCTCCTAAGTCTGTGGTAAGTATCGCAGAAGGAGAAAGTTTATTGAATGATGCTTCCTCTTTGATCGTGTTTAGATTCGCTTTGGCGGCCGTGATTACAGGGCAATTCAATCTTCAAGAGGCTACTTTCAGTTTTGTTTGGGTGGTGATCGCAGGTTCTCTGATCGGTCTGGCGGTAGGCCTTGTATTTTATGGGATCCATCGCTGGCTTCCGCTTACTCCAAGTATTGAGATCGTTTTAACTTTTGTGACTCCTTACTGTATGTATTATCTGGCGGAACATTTTCATGTTTCCGGAGTTCTTGCTGTGGTATGTGGAGGACTTCTTCTTTCCAGTAAACGCCAAGGCCTTTTGAGTTACGCGAGTAGGATCCAAGGTGAGAATGTTTGGAATAGTATCGTGTTCATTCTGAATGGACTTGTATTCCTGCTGATCGGCTTGCAGTTACCTTCTATCGTAAACCAACTGGGAGATATTAGTTTAACAAGCGCAATTGTCTACGGACTTGTGATCTCATTTGCTTTAGTAGTTATTCGGATCGTCATTGCACTATGCACTTCCGGTTTTACCCGCGTCATGAGCAATTTTATAGAAGTTACGGAAGTAAATCCGGGCTGGAAGATTCCGGTCGTTTTAGGATGGGCAGGGATCAGAGGAGTTGTATCTCTTGCCGCAGCACTTTCCATTCCATTATATACGATCGGAGAGACTCCATTTCCGTACCGAAATTTGATCTTGTTTATCACATTCATAGTGATCTTGACCACTATGATCTTTAACGGGCTGACTCTTCCTTGGCTTATCCGAAAATTGAATGTAGAAGATTTTCAAACTCCTGTTCCCGTTCATAGACAAGAGGTGATGATCCAAAAAAAATTGGCAACGGAGTCACTTCATTATTTAGAAGATAAAAATAAAACAGGTCCTCGCAAAAATAAACATCTCAAAAATCTAATCTCTCGTTTGAAAACGGAATTAGGATATTTCGAGGAAGAACTAAAAGGAATGTCCGGAATTCATAGAGGGGAAAGAAAAGAATACGGAGATGTATACTTGGAACTTCTTCAATTCCAAAGAGATGTTCTAAACAGGCTCAATCATGATTCCGGATTCGATGAGGAAGTGATCCGTAAATACCATACACTCATAGATATAGAGGAATTTAAGACCAGAGAAAACGACTGA
- a CDS encoding VOC family protein, which yields MRNRPRKKKSLLILGILALVLSIWYSVTASQSEYHKTKNTNFTFETIIVNSPDPERLSDFYRNVFRATKVGSDPKWDLENSNRSSITLKTPDYKDQGPLLTIFKGQKENSKLPSANDIGYAHICFEADDIPGLIKQILKNGGKIISSFEDLEKVPAIYGTDPDGTVFEIHLPFPTPFTPLTLYRTLNSLIRIQLKLSPPKTDSIRFLHVNINSKDWERTLSFYTRVLNTTSTGFERNYKGEFIQNLTGIQNAEVKGRHIILPGYSAGGPTFEIFTYNQFSSDSPLNKSDTGRVATGFRVLSLKTAVNKVIQEGGTLISEKENESAILRDIDGNLFLLAQ from the coding sequence ATGAGAAATAGGCCAAGAAAGAAAAAATCACTACTTATACTTGGGATCTTAGCCCTAGTTCTTTCCATTTGGTATTCGGTTACCGCTTCTCAAAGCGAGTATCATAAAACTAAAAATACCAATTTTACTTTTGAAACAATCATCGTAAATAGTCCGGATCCTGAACGACTTTCAGACTTTTACCGGAATGTATTTAGGGCAACAAAAGTAGGATCAGATCCGAAATGGGATCTTGAAAATTCAAATCGTTCTTCTATCACTCTTAAGACTCCGGATTATAAGGACCAGGGCCCCCTGCTCACTATCTTTAAAGGGCAGAAAGAAAATTCTAAACTTCCTTCCGCCAATGATATTGGGTATGCACATATTTGTTTTGAGGCAGACGATATCCCAGGCCTTATAAAACAAATCCTAAAGAATGGAGGCAAAATTATCAGCAGCTTTGAGGATTTGGAAAAAGTTCCTGCAATTTATGGAACAGATCCGGACGGGACTGTATTCGAGATCCATCTTCCCTTTCCGACACCTTTTACTCCTCTTACATTGTATCGTACTTTAAATTCTTTAATAAGAATACAGCTTAAATTATCCCCTCCGAAGACCGACAGTATTCGATTCCTTCACGTGAATATTAACTCTAAAGATTGGGAAAGGACACTTTCATTTTATACCAGAGTATTGAATACAACTAGCACCGGTTTTGAAAGGAACTATAAGGGAGAATTTATTCAAAACTTAACAGGTATACAAAATGCGGAAGTAAAAGGCAGACATATCATACTTCCAGGATATAGCGCGGGAGGTCCTACCTTCGAAATTTTCACTTACAATCAATTCTCCTCCGATAGTCCATTAAATAAATCTGATACAGGAAGAGTCGCGACCGGTTTCCGTGTATTGAGTCTTAAAACCGCCGTGAATAAAGTGATCCAAGAAGGAGGAACTCTTATCAGTGAGAAGGAAAATGAGTCCGCAATCCTAAGAGACATCGACGGAAATTTGTTCTTATTGGCCCAATAA
- a CDS encoding efflux RND transporter periplasmic adaptor subunit has product MIPTVPKKKLLTLSTISFGVIFLCYIFYQQIHSAEEFRKEALEASIPNVSVVSPTPPNPLETITLPGTVRAWYEAVIYAQVPGYVKMWYKDYGAEVNEGDVLARIKVPALDAEYAQAEADLDSQKAKYKLAAVTADRYLALRSSHAVSEQSISVAVADKNSEEAKLKSAEKNVDKYKAKINFKTIVAPFKGVVIQRNINVGDYVTQEGNIDDSKTPSNLFTVADIHKMRLFVSVPGTFAYLLKPGLAAELTVQQFPNRKFTANFLTISKGFDLNMRTVIAEFTIDNKDRSLWPGSYAQVTLTAPVKKDLLTIPSSSLVFDENGTQVATVTQDNKVHFKPITVNKIIDSVIEVRDGVSTNDRIVNNPSASLLEGDLVKVVEPRTGYSDMNTSKKEGSKLEPVASK; this is encoded by the coding sequence ATGATCCCAACAGTACCTAAAAAGAAACTTTTAACATTATCCACAATCTCATTCGGAGTTATATTCCTGTGCTATATATTCTATCAACAGATACATAGCGCGGAAGAATTCCGAAAGGAAGCCTTGGAAGCATCCATTCCGAATGTTTCCGTAGTAAGTCCTACACCTCCCAACCCTTTGGAAACGATCACTCTGCCCGGAACAGTTCGAGCTTGGTATGAGGCCGTCATCTATGCTCAGGTCCCAGGCTACGTTAAGATGTGGTATAAAGATTATGGAGCGGAAGTAAACGAAGGAGACGTACTTGCTCGTATCAAGGTCCCTGCTCTAGACGCGGAATACGCACAAGCGGAGGCTGACTTAGATTCCCAAAAAGCAAAATACAAACTGGCAGCAGTTACCGCGGACAGATATCTAGCATTAAGAAGTTCTCATGCGGTTTCGGAACAGTCCATTTCAGTAGCAGTAGCCGATAAAAATTCCGAAGAAGCAAAACTGAAATCCGCGGAAAAGAATGTGGATAAGTATAAGGCCAAGATCAATTTCAAAACGATAGTAGCTCCTTTCAAAGGAGTGGTGATCCAAAGAAATATTAACGTAGGCGATTATGTTACCCAAGAAGGAAATATCGATGATAGTAAAACTCCTTCCAACCTATTTACAGTGGCGGATATACATAAAATGCGTCTATTCGTTTCAGTTCCCGGGACCTTCGCCTACTTGTTGAAGCCTGGATTGGCGGCGGAACTCACCGTTCAACAATTTCCGAATCGAAAATTCACAGCAAACTTCCTAACGATCTCTAAAGGTTTCGATCTGAATATGAGAACCGTAATTGCAGAATTCACTATAGATAATAAGGACAGATCCTTATGGCCGGGTTCTTATGCTCAAGTGACTCTCACTGCTCCCGTTAAGAAAGATCTTCTTACGATACCATCCAGCTCCTTAGTCTTCGATGAAAACGGCACTCAAGTTGCGACTGTCACACAAGACAATAAGGTCCATTTCAAACCGATCACTGTGAATAAGATCATAGACTCCGTTATAGAAGTAAGAGATGGGGTCAGCACAAACGATCGAATTGTAAATAACCCTTCCGCTTCTTTATTGGAAGGTGATCTGGTTAAAGTGGTAGAGCCAAGAACCGGATATTCTGATATGAATACTTCTAAAAAAGAAGGTTCAAAATTAGAACCAGTAGCATCCAAATGA
- a CDS encoding phospholipase, protein MLKFKYYSSLICIASLSLFATPAEAWWNHFLFNRPALEVMPELVSAPKVKVESLEDFLLKEQDKLIPLMRDLEKEANLNYDKTAPLPEVLYFKGGDRKTIRNHFLRALRLNTGTPLGYFLQNLPGNALPAKKSDPMTVSIYGEKDLKQDYEFYDIRIGELVSPLEVLATAGDEPDFGLDLNLFEDNGESFGKDYGFGIQSFGDPKIYYATQVPFHIGYYHESPIIFAAAEFLTRTYPKYRVYQFMTLSRYAFETGHPYWGYRFLGWGMHYVVDLTQPYHSRVLPNFGTISMLWINIKAILGFESAKNEAIERISSRHTTIEKYHFSTLRNAYINKNLNHPFIVSVKQTDLDNSYGKYDNSYIVDTVTKQSYDLSDKIDTLIDESNLLNGFSEGKLLPEINRKFLGDLDSTITDHMKSVGSHIRNYVRSGLK, encoded by the coding sequence GTGCTTAAATTCAAATATTATTCTAGTCTAATCTGTATTGCCTCTCTTAGTTTATTCGCTACACCTGCGGAAGCATGGTGGAATCACTTCTTATTTAACCGACCTGCACTCGAAGTTATGCCGGAATTAGTATCCGCACCTAAGGTAAAGGTAGAATCCCTAGAAGATTTTTTACTTAAAGAACAAGACAAACTTATCCCTCTTATGAGGGATCTGGAGAAGGAAGCAAATCTAAATTACGATAAAACTGCACCTCTTCCGGAAGTACTCTACTTCAAAGGTGGAGATAGAAAAACGATCCGTAATCATTTTTTAAGAGCACTTAGGCTGAATACCGGAACACCGTTAGGTTATTTTTTACAAAATCTTCCAGGGAATGCTCTTCCTGCAAAAAAATCGGATCCGATGACTGTAAGCATCTATGGAGAGAAGGATCTAAAACAAGATTACGAATTTTATGATATTCGAATAGGAGAACTTGTAAGCCCGCTCGAAGTGCTGGCAACCGCAGGTGACGAACCCGATTTCGGTCTAGACCTGAATCTATTCGAAGACAATGGAGAGAGTTTCGGAAAAGATTACGGTTTTGGAATACAATCTTTCGGGGATCCTAAGATCTATTATGCGACCCAAGTTCCATTTCATATAGGTTACTACCATGAATCTCCCATCATATTTGCGGCTGCAGAATTTCTGACCCGCACCTATCCTAAATACAGAGTGTACCAGTTCATGACACTCTCTCGTTATGCTTTTGAGACAGGTCATCCATATTGGGGATATCGGTTTTTAGGCTGGGGAATGCATTATGTTGTGGATCTAACACAACCGTATCATTCCAGAGTTCTCCCGAATTTCGGAACGATCAGTATGCTTTGGATCAATATAAAAGCAATCCTAGGATTTGAATCCGCCAAAAACGAGGCAATCGAAAGGATTTCCAGTAGACATACCACTATCGAAAAATACCATTTCAGCACATTAAGAAATGCTTATATTAACAAAAACCTAAATCATCCTTTTATCGTAAGCGTAAAACAAACCGATCTGGATAATAGTTACGGTAAATATGATAACTCCTATATCGTGGACACTGTAACCAAACAAAGTTACGATCTTTCGGATAAGATCGATACTCTTATAGATGAGTCCAATCTGCTAAACGGTTTTTCAGAAGGGAAACTGCTTCCGGAGATCAACCGAAAATTTTTAGGAGATCTGGATTCCACAATTACGGATCATATGAAAAGTGTAGGCTCCCATATCCGTAATTATGTGAGAAGCGGACTGAAATAA
- a CDS encoding efflux RND transporter permease subunit: MNEIVLIALKRPYTFVVLAILILFFGIQSIFKAPTDVFPNIKIPVISVVWGYQGMLPEDVAGRITYFFERALTSTVEGIKSINSRSYYGSSIINIELQPHTDLAGAEAEVAAISQTVVTSLPPDISPPMIMRLEASSVPVAMLQVTSEKMTPAELYNLAFMRIRSLLVTIPGAIIPQPYGGTPMQLLVSLDKQKLLSRNLSPMDVFKAFNEQSAVLPAGDQKIGKTDWMVMTNAIPIQVEDFNNIPIKRVGNSTFFMRDVASVALGGPPQLNSVLVDGKQSVLIVVMKSGDASTLDVVDGIRKTMPRIREISPDDVEIKLLNDASIFVKDSIENVVHEMVLAAALTGLVVLLFLGSWRATTIIATSIPLSLLSSIIGLHLIGESINVMTLGGLALAVGILVDDATVMIENIDTHIEMGKPLEKAIIDAANEIVIPTFVATLAIVIVWFPLFQLSGVSGWLFKPMAEAVALAMIASFILSRTLVPTMAKYLLTAHHSPEAHGHGSHSKAASKHNITHTPAKKTNSRFAFIAEWIDFLIRFQKGFERNFTEFRERYYILLQRVIANRKKFVQVFLGIATGSLLLFYLNGRDFFPEIKAGTLQMHMRAPLGTRIEVSGRIATLVSEDIKKLLPGKVESVLSNCGLPVGPHNLAFIPTPTIGSQDCDLTISLKDEESPVWDYRQTLRKGLNELYPGTVFTFQPADLTAKILNFGSPSPIDIQINGMDLEKNFEFAQKLQGKLKTIPGAADVVIQQTMSTPTLLVDGNRSLGINVDLPMKSVAENMLLATSGSQQIDQEYWMDRKTGLSYQINIYVPQPQMRRTEDLLTVPVNRGDLQDNTENGIQLLGNVANITPTGTPGLVTHQNLLPLIDVYVSAEGRDLGGVLSDAQKIMDSMKSELPRGAAIEILGQAETMRSAYIELIGGLFVAILLVYLLIVVNFQSWTDPFIIITALPGALAGIAWSLFLTRTYISVPALTGAIMCMGTATANSILVVSYARDRLEVHGDAIRAAIEAGYSRIRPVLMTASAMIIGMVPMSISNSQNAPLGRAVIGGLAVATFATLFFVPCIYAIIYNNRAKIQKESSK; the protein is encoded by the coding sequence ATGAATGAAATCGTTCTCATTGCTCTAAAAAGACCTTACACCTTCGTGGTCCTCGCTATTCTAATCCTGTTCTTCGGGATACAATCCATTTTCAAAGCCCCTACGGATGTTTTTCCAAACATCAAGATACCGGTTATTTCGGTAGTATGGGGTTACCAAGGTATGCTTCCTGAAGATGTTGCGGGAAGGATCACTTACTTTTTTGAAAGAGCATTAACCAGCACTGTTGAAGGGATCAAAAGTATCAATAGCAGATCCTATTACGGAAGCAGCATTATCAATATAGAATTACAGCCTCATACCGATCTTGCAGGTGCAGAAGCGGAGGTGGCTGCGATTTCGCAGACAGTAGTCACATCCCTGCCTCCGGATATTTCTCCGCCTATGATCATGCGTTTGGAAGCATCTTCCGTTCCGGTTGCGATGCTTCAAGTCACATCGGAGAAGATGACTCCGGCAGAACTTTATAACCTCGCATTCATGAGGATACGATCCTTACTAGTTACCATCCCAGGTGCGATCATCCCTCAGCCTTACGGTGGAACTCCGATGCAATTATTGGTATCACTCGATAAGCAAAAACTTTTGTCCAGAAACCTTTCGCCTATGGATGTATTCAAGGCGTTCAATGAACAAAGCGCGGTGTTGCCTGCGGGAGACCAGAAGATCGGTAAAACGGATTGGATGGTAATGACGAATGCAATCCCGATCCAAGTAGAAGATTTTAATAATATTCCGATCAAGAGAGTCGGTAACAGCACATTTTTCATGAGGGATGTTGCGAGTGTCGCATTAGGCGGCCCTCCCCAATTAAACTCCGTGCTTGTAGATGGAAAACAATCCGTATTGATCGTCGTTATGAAAAGTGGTGATGCGTCCACCCTGGATGTGGTGGACGGGATCCGTAAAACCATGCCGAGGATCAGAGAGATCTCTCCGGACGATGTGGAGATCAAATTATTAAACGACGCTTCCATCTTCGTTAAAGATTCTATAGAGAACGTTGTCCATGAAATGGTATTGGCCGCGGCTCTAACCGGCTTAGTGGTATTGCTCTTTTTAGGTTCCTGGAGAGCGACTACGATCATCGCTACTTCCATTCCTCTTTCTCTTTTAAGTTCCATCATAGGTCTTCATTTAATCGGAGAATCCATCAACGTGATGACCCTAGGAGGTCTTGCACTAGCAGTGGGGATCCTTGTGGATGATGCCACTGTGATGATAGAGAATATAGATACTCATATCGAAATGGGTAAACCGTTGGAGAAGGCGATCATTGATGCCGCTAACGAGATAGTAATTCCTACTTTCGTAGCAACTCTTGCGATCGTGATCGTTTGGTTCCCTCTATTTCAATTGAGCGGAGTATCCGGTTGGTTATTCAAACCGATGGCGGAAGCGGTTGCATTAGCGATGATCGCTTCCTTCATTCTTTCAAGAACTCTTGTGCCTACCATGGCTAAATATCTGCTGACTGCTCATCATTCTCCGGAAGCTCATGGTCATGGATCTCACTCCAAGGCAGCTTCAAAACATAATATAACCCATACTCCTGCTAAAAAAACGAACTCTCGTTTCGCTTTCATTGCGGAATGGATCGATTTCTTAATTCGTTTTCAAAAAGGATTCGAACGTAACTTCACTGAATTCAGGGAACGTTATTATATTCTTCTACAAAGAGTAATAGCGAATCGCAAAAAATTTGTGCAGGTATTCTTAGGAATAGCAACCGGGTCCCTTCTTCTATTCTATCTGAATGGTAGAGACTTCTTTCCAGAGATCAAAGCGGGAACTTTACAGATGCATATGCGTGCACCTTTGGGGACAAGGATAGAAGTTTCCGGAAGGATTGCCACTCTGGTTTCGGAAGATATTAAAAAATTACTTCCCGGTAAGGTGGAGAGTGTTCTGAGTAACTGCGGTCTTCCGGTAGGACCCCATAACCTCGCATTCATTCCTACTCCTACAATCGGTTCTCAAGACTGCGACTTAACGATCTCATTAAAGGATGAAGAATCTCCTGTTTGGGATTATAGACAAACTCTTAGAAAAGGATTAAACGAACTTTATCCGGGAACAGTATTCACATTCCAACCTGCTGACTTGACCGCAAAGATCCTGAACTTCGGCTCACCTTCTCCGATCGATATTCAGATCAACGGTATGGATCTGGAAAAGAATTTTGAATTTGCTCAAAAACTACAGGGTAAACTGAAAACGATCCCGGGCGCGGCGGATGTTGTGATCCAACAAACAATGAGCACACCTACTCTTCTTGTGGATGGAAATAGAAGTTTAGGGATCAACGTTGATCTTCCGATGAAATCAGTTGCAGAAAATATGTTACTCGCAACTTCGGGAAGCCAGCAGATAGACCAAGAGTATTGGATGGATCGTAAAACTGGTCTTTCTTACCAGATCAATATCTATGTGCCTCAACCTCAGATGAGAAGAACGGAAGATCTGCTCACTGTTCCAGTCAATCGAGGAGACTTACAAGATAATACGGAGAATGGGATCCAACTCTTAGGGAACGTAGCGAATATCACTCCGACAGGAACTCCCGGTTTAGTGACTCACCAAAACCTTTTGCCTCTGATAGACGTATATGTTTCCGCGGAAGGAAGAGACCTAGGAGGAGTTTTAAGTGATGCTCAAAAGATCATGGACTCTATGAAGAGCGAACTTCCAAGAGGTGCAGCAATTGAGATCCTAGGCCAGGCCGAAACAATGAGAAGCGCATATATAGAACTGATCGGCGGACTCTTTGTAGCAATTCTTCTGGTATATCTTTTGATCGTAGTGAACTTCCAGTCTTGGACCGACCCGTTCATCATCATCACCGCATTGCCTGGTGCATTAGCGGGGATTGCTTGGTCCCTATTTCTTACCCGCACATATATCTCAGTACCTGCTTTAACGGGAGCGATCATGTGTATGGGAACTGCGACTGCGAACTCTATATTAGTAGTTTCTTATGCAAGGGACCGTTTAGAAGTCCATGGAGATGCGATAAGGGCCGCAATCGAAGCGGGATATTCCAGGATCAGACCGGTACTTATGACCGCTTCCGCGATGATCATTGGAATGGTACCTATGTCCATAAGTAACTCTCAAAATGCTCCGTTAGGCAGAGCGGTGATCGGAGGATTGGCTGTTGCTACATTCGCCACACTCTTCTTCGTGCCTTGTATCTACGCGATCATCTATAATAACCGTGCAAAAATCCAAAAGGAAAGCTCAAAATGA